From Verrucomicrobia bacterium S94, the proteins below share one genomic window:
- a CDS encoding excinuclease ABC subunit UvrC, with protein sequence MEFSQTIQEKLKKLPDKPGCYLMRDRDGKIIYIGKAASLRKRVRSYFRSHTRRTAQPKIRSLISSIEDFDIVVLKSEAEAILTEGRLIKEYRPHYNTLWKDDKRFQMIRADVQHPFPGLEKCRIKKKDGAEYFGPYTSGMAAKMAVEFLERKFGLRRCRPRIPDEETYKHCNDDIIANCSAPCIGKVSPEEYRRRVEEACAFLRGERMEMLKELRSEMEQKAAELKFEEAAALRDMLLHLNHAVRERAKVRKTPKMKQDEAREGLKQLQRRLKLPAEPRVIECFDISNISGTNSVASMVCAVDGVPYPNRYRRFRIKTVEGADDPRSMAEVVRRRYSRLQREKKAMPGLVMVDGGITQLRAAKAELRLLGLDDLPIVGLAKRYEEIVWDYEENSGSLVLPRNSAALTVVTRLRDEAHRFAITYHRDLRRRRIMESRLDEIPGIGGSKKEMLLKHFGSMARLNRASVEQISEVPGIGKKTAELIRTELDKK encoded by the coding sequence ATGGAATTTTCGCAAACCATTCAGGAAAAACTGAAAAAACTGCCGGATAAACCGGGTTGTTATCTGATGCGCGACCGCGATGGGAAAATTATTTATATCGGGAAAGCGGCTTCGCTGCGGAAACGGGTGCGGAGTTATTTCCGTTCGCATACGCGCCGTACCGCCCAGCCGAAAATCCGCAGTCTGATCAGTTCCATTGAGGATTTTGATATTGTGGTGCTCAAAAGCGAGGCGGAGGCGATTCTGACCGAAGGCAGGCTGATTAAAGAGTACCGGCCGCACTACAATACGCTCTGGAAAGATGATAAGCGATTTCAGATGATTCGCGCCGATGTACAGCATCCGTTTCCGGGTCTTGAAAAATGCCGGATAAAAAAGAAGGACGGAGCGGAATATTTCGGGCCCTATACTTCGGGAATGGCGGCTAAAATGGCCGTGGAGTTTCTGGAACGGAAATTCGGGCTGCGCCGGTGTCGCCCGCGTATTCCGGATGAAGAAACCTATAAACACTGCAACGATGATATCATTGCCAACTGTTCGGCTCCCTGTATCGGAAAGGTGTCACCCGAGGAGTATCGGCGGCGGGTGGAGGAGGCCTGTGCTTTCCTTCGCGGTGAGCGGATGGAAATGCTGAAAGAGCTCCGCTCCGAGATGGAGCAGAAGGCGGCGGAGCTTAAATTTGAAGAGGCTGCGGCGTTGCGGGATATGCTGCTGCATTTGAATCATGCCGTGCGTGAGCGGGCAAAGGTGCGTAAAACGCCGAAGATGAAGCAGGATGAGGCACGCGAAGGGCTGAAGCAGTTACAGCGGCGGTTGAAGCTTCCGGCGGAGCCGCGTGTCATTGAGTGTTTCGATATCTCGAATATTTCGGGAACGAATTCGGTGGCCAGTATGGTGTGTGCGGTGGACGGAGTGCCGTATCCGAACCGTTATCGCCGTTTCCGGATCAAAACGGTGGAAGGGGCGGATGACCCGCGGTCGATGGCCGAGGTGGTGCGGCGGCGGTATTCGCGGCTTCAGCGTGAAAAGAAGGCGATGCCGGGGCTGGTGATGGTAGACGGAGGGATCACACAGTTGCGCGCCGCGAAGGCTGAATTGCGCTTGCTGGGACTGGATGACCTGCCAATCGTCGGTCTGGCCAAACGCTATGAAGAGATCGTCTGGGATTATGAAGAAAACTCGGGCAGCCTGGTGCTTCCGCGCAATTCGGCGGCGCTGACTGTGGTGACTCGATTGCGTGATGAGGCGCATCGTTTTGCGATTACCTATCATCGTGATTTGCGCCGCCGGCGGATTATGGAATCGCGGCTGGATGAAATTCCGGGGATTGGAGGTTCAAAGAAGGAGATGCTTTTGAAACACTTCGGATCGATGGCCCGTCTGAACCGGGCTTCGGTTGAGCAGATTTCGGAAGTCCCGGGGATCGGGAAAAAAACAGCGGAGCTGATCCGTACAGAACTGGATAAAAAATGA
- a CDS encoding aldo/keto reductase, with the protein MPRRRFGRTEVQMPVLSCGGMRYQQGWEDLEPDKIDPKIQENLEVTVHRALELGITHIETARGYGPSEMQLGWVLPKIDRDQYLLQTKIGVKETAEEFLEVFETSMKNLQVDYVDFLSIHGINLPEHIDTCLKKGGCVEAIRKLQKEGRVRFCGFSTHGGPEAVIPACKTGEFDYVNLHWYFIYDQLHRPMVEAAAKQDMGVFIISPNDKGGMLYKPTEKMSALCRPLTPMQWNDLYCLQRPEVHTLSIGAAKPTDFDEHVEAVSRYLDDPMVGDIERRIVRSLESDLGSDWVRHWHEGLPFYLDVPGEINVREILRLWTFDQGLGLREFAKMRYNLLGNASHWFPGQQAAEVDSVDWSCLKESRFADRIPGILKEAHSLYWEDREAKRLSES; encoded by the coding sequence ATACCGAGAAGACGATTTGGAAGAACAGAAGTGCAGATGCCGGTGTTGAGCTGCGGCGGCATGCGGTATCAACAGGGATGGGAGGATCTGGAGCCGGATAAAATTGATCCGAAGATTCAGGAAAATCTTGAGGTAACAGTACATCGTGCGCTGGAGCTGGGGATTACTCATATCGAAACGGCGCGTGGTTACGGGCCCTCGGAAATGCAGCTTGGCTGGGTACTTCCGAAAATCGACCGGGATCAATATCTGCTCCAGACCAAGATCGGGGTGAAGGAAACGGCGGAGGAGTTTTTGGAGGTGTTTGAAACTTCAATGAAAAATCTGCAGGTGGATTATGTGGATTTTCTTTCGATTCACGGGATCAATCTGCCGGAACATATTGATACCTGTTTGAAAAAGGGCGGTTGTGTGGAGGCTATCCGAAAGCTGCAGAAGGAGGGCCGGGTCCGGTTTTGCGGATTTTCAACGCACGGCGGTCCGGAGGCGGTGATTCCGGCCTGTAAAACCGGTGAATTTGATTATGTGAATCTTCATTGGTATTTTATTTATGATCAGTTGCACCGGCCGATGGTGGAGGCGGCGGCAAAGCAGGATATGGGCGTCTTTATCATCAGTCCCAATGATAAGGGCGGTATGCTGTATAAACCGACTGAAAAGATGTCGGCTCTGTGCCGGCCGCTGACTCCGATGCAGTGGAATGATCTTTACTGCCTGCAGCGTCCGGAAGTGCATACGCTGAGTATTGGGGCGGCCAAACCGACGGATTTTGATGAACACGTTGAAGCGGTGTCCCGTTATCTGGATGATCCGATGGTCGGCGATATTGAGCGGCGTATTGTCCGGTCGCTGGAAAGTGATCTCGGGAGCGACTGGGTGCGGCACTGGCATGAAGGACTGCCGTTTTATCTGGATGTGCCCGGCGAAATCAATGTGCGTGAGATTCTGCGCCTGTGGACGTTTGATCAGGGGCTTGGACTGCGGGAATTTGCAAAAATGCGGTACAACTTGCTGGGTAATGCTTCGCACTGGTTTCCCGGACAGCAGGCTGCGGAAGTGGATTCCGTGGACTGGAGCTGTCTGAAAGAGAGCCGGTTTGCGGATCGTATTCCGGGGATACTGAAAGAGGCGCATTCGCTTTATTGGGAGGACAGAGAAGCGAAGCGGCTGAGCGAAAGCTAG